The Chaetodon auriga isolate fChaAug3 chromosome 22, fChaAug3.hap1, whole genome shotgun sequence genome contains a region encoding:
- the ucn3l gene encoding urocortin 3, like yields the protein MLSSLKTLLLLSVLCTPTSSLCLRLYQSRSDLLCDDQMAVGVRSDEDEPGYSPLDGWGSLLQSAEYLSSSSSSSAESSREKRTSTPANYRFMSRTKLRGQMLRNSSKGDRRSRLTLSLDVPTNIMNVLFDVAKAKNLRAKAAENARLLAQIGRRK from the coding sequence ATGCTGTCGTCCCTGAagaccctgctgctgctctcggTCCTGTGCACGCCGACCTCCAGCCTGTGCCTCCGCCTTTACCAGTCCCGCTCCGATCTCCTGTGCGACGACCAGATGGCTGTCGGGGTCCGGAGCGACGAGGACGAGCCGGGTTACTCCCCCCTGGACGGCTGGGGGTCCCTCCTGCAGTCGGCGGAgtatctctcttcctcttcctcctcttctgccgAGTCCAGCCGGGAAAAAAGGACTTCAACTCCCGCAAACTACCGCTTCATGAGCCGGACGAAGCTCAGAGGGCAGATGCTCCgcaacagcagcaaaggggaCCGGAGGAGCAGGCTGACCCTGTCCCTGGACGTCCCGACCAACATCATGAACGTCCTATTTGACGTGGCCAAGGCCAAAAACCTGCGAGCCAAAGCGGCGGAGAACGCGCGGCTGCTGGCGCAGATTGGACGGAGAAAGTGA